One genomic window of Clostridioides sp. ES-S-0054-01 includes the following:
- a CDS encoding acetyl-CoA C-acetyltransferase — protein sequence MKDVVIVSAVRTPIGSFGGVFKNTSAVQLGTIAVKEAISRVGLNLSEIDEVIIGNVLQAGLGQNVARQIAINSGIPNAVPSYTVNKLCGSGLKSVQLAAQSITSGENDVVIAGGTENMSQAPYIVPTARFGNKMGDITMVDSMLTDGLIDAFNQYHMGITAENIATKFEFTREMQDKLALESQNKAEKAIKNNRFKEEIVPVDVLIRRGKMETVDTDEYPKLGITFEDLSKLKPAFKKDGTVTAGNASGINDGAAMLILMSQQKADELGIRPLAKIKSYASAGVEPEIMGTGPIPATKKALEKVGLNINDIDLIEANEAFAAQALAVKNELQIDSSKLNVNGGAIALGHPIGASGARILVTLIYEMQKRKAETGLATLCIGGGQGISMVVSR from the coding sequence ATGAAAGATGTAGTAATCGTATCAGCAGTCAGAACACCTATAGGAAGTTTCGGAGGAGTATTTAAAAATACCTCTGCTGTTCAACTTGGAACTATAGCTGTTAAAGAAGCGATATCACGTGTAGGGCTTAATTTATCTGAAATAGATGAAGTAATAATTGGAAATGTACTTCAAGCAGGACTTGGACAGAATGTTGCTAGACAAATTGCCATAAATTCAGGTATACCAAATGCTGTCCCAAGTTATACAGTAAATAAATTGTGTGGTTCAGGGCTTAAAAGTGTTCAGCTAGCTGCTCAATCAATCACATCTGGTGAAAATGATGTAGTCATTGCAGGTGGCACTGAAAATATGAGCCAAGCTCCTTATATTGTTCCAACTGCCCGTTTTGGTAATAAAATGGGAGACATAACTATGGTAGATAGTATGTTAACAGATGGTCTTATTGATGCTTTTAATCAATATCACATGGGAATAACTGCAGAAAATATTGCAACTAAATTTGAATTTACTAGAGAAATGCAAGATAAATTAGCATTAGAAAGTCAAAATAAAGCTGAGAAAGCTATAAAAAACAATCGTTTTAAAGAGGAAATCGTTCCAGTAGATGTTTTAATACGTCGTGGAAAAATGGAAACTGTTGACACAGATGAATATCCTAAATTAGGTATTACATTTGAAGATTTATCTAAACTTAAGCCTGCATTCAAAAAAGATGGTACTGTAACAGCTGGAAATGCATCTGGTATTAATGATGGTGCAGCTATGTTGATATTAATGAGCCAACAAAAAGCAGACGAACTAGGAATTAGACCACTTGCTAAAATAAAATCATATGCATCAGCTGGTGTTGAACCTGAAATAATGGGTACTGGTCCAATCCCTGCAACTAAAAAAGCATTAGAAAAAGTTGGGCTTAATATCAATGATATAGACTTAATAGAAGCAAATGAAGCATTCGCTGCTCAAGCATTAGCTGTCAAAAATGAACTTCAAATAGATTCATCAAAGTTAAATGTTAATGGCGGTGCAATAGCATTAGGACATCCAATAGGGGCAAGTGGTGCTAGAATACTTGTTACTCTAATTTATGAAATGCAAAAACGTAAAGCTGAAACTGGTCTTGCAACACTTTGTATTGGTGGTGGTCAAGGAATATCAATGGTGGTTTCACGATAG
- a CDS encoding CoA transferase subunit A, which yields MNKIVSIDEALSHVKDGDTIMVGGFMANGSPENLIDYLCSKNIKDLTLICNDTGFIDKGVGKMVVNKQFKKIIASHIGLNKETGRQMNSNETDVELVPQGTLAEQIRAAGYGLGGILTPTGIGTLVEEGKQKIVVDDKEYLLEKPLHADIALLFASKVDKAGNLVYKGSMNNFNNLMASAAKITIVEADKIVEIGDIDPNEVNTPGIFVNYIVEGGNL from the coding sequence ATGAATAAAATAGTTAGCATCGATGAAGCTCTATCTCATGTAAAAGATGGAGATACAATAATGGTTGGTGGATTCATGGCTAATGGTTCACCAGAAAATTTAATTGATTATTTATGTAGTAAAAATATAAAAGATTTGACACTAATTTGTAATGATACTGGCTTTATTGACAAAGGTGTTGGCAAAATGGTTGTAAATAAGCAATTCAAAAAGATAATTGCCTCTCACATAGGATTAAATAAAGAAACTGGAAGACAAATGAACAGCAATGAAACAGACGTTGAATTAGTTCCTCAAGGCACTCTTGCTGAACAAATACGTGCAGCTGGTTATGGTTTGGGAGGTATACTAACACCTACTGGTATTGGTACTCTTGTTGAAGAAGGAAAACAAAAAATTGTTGTTGATGATAAAGAATACCTTCTTGAAAAACCACTTCATGCAGATATTGCTCTTCTATTTGCATCAAAAGTTGATAAGGCAGGTAATCTAGTTTATAAGGGTTCTATGAACAATTTTAATAATTTAATGGCTTCTGCTGCCAAAATTACAATAGTTGAAGCAGATAAAATCGTTGAAATTGGTGATATTGACCCAAATGAAGTTAATACACCAGGTATTTTTGTGAATTACATCGTTGAAGGAGG
- a CDS encoding LysR family transcriptional regulator: MDIKQLKYFVEIVKSGFNLSIASKTLHISQPALSQIIKNFEECEDVYLFERYKGRLNGLTPAGERFYVNAEHIINEYKNMMEDLREDSVQFKGKVRIGIPPLILGIAFSDVVAQLVANNPDIEFDIVEKGAYDLSRMLILQELDYAVLLHPHKIDKSVVTEHVLQEDELTAFLNVNHPLAKKNKIDWNDLNEQLLAIFNPTFMIHHKLIQKFADENVKLKRYIMSGSWDFLLLSTTNSDFITILPSPVHDFFENSKIIEKPFNHPITWKVVLCRPKKERYSHVDQYVFKFIIDFFNKKNL, from the coding sequence ATGGATATAAAACAGTTAAAATATTTTGTTGAGATAGTTAAGTCTGGTTTTAATTTGTCAATAGCGTCTAAGACACTCCATATATCCCAACCAGCACTAAGTCAAATTATAAAAAATTTTGAAGAGTGTGAAGATGTGTATTTATTTGAAAGGTATAAAGGCAGATTAAATGGATTAACACCAGCAGGAGAAAGATTTTATGTAAATGCAGAACATATTATAAATGAATACAAAAATATGATGGAAGATTTAAGAGAAGATTCAGTTCAATTTAAGGGAAAAGTTAGAATAGGAATACCTCCGCTTATACTTGGAATAGCCTTTTCAGATGTAGTTGCACAGTTAGTTGCAAACAATCCAGATATAGAATTTGATATAGTAGAGAAGGGAGCATATGATTTAAGTAGGATGCTTATCTTACAAGAATTAGATTATGCAGTACTATTACATCCACATAAAATTGATAAAAGTGTGGTAACAGAACATGTACTTCAAGAAGATGAACTAACAGCCTTTTTAAATGTAAATCATCCACTTGCTAAAAAAAATAAGATAGATTGGAATGATTTGAATGAGCAGTTACTTGCAATATTTAACCCCACTTTTATGATACACCATAAACTAATACAAAAGTTCGCTGATGAAAATGTTAAGTTAAAAAGGTATATTATGTCTGGCTCATGGGATTTTTTATTGCTATCAACTACAAATTCTGATTTTATAACCATTTTACCATCACCAGTCCATGACTTCTTTGAAAATAGTAAAATTATAGAAAAACCATTTAATCATCCTATTACGTGGAAAGTTGTACTATGTAGACCTAAAAAAGAACGTTATAGCCATGTGGACCAGTATGTATTTAAATTTATTATAGATTTCT